CGCGCGGGAACTTCCGTCAGTCCGTTTCGGACGTCGACGCCACGCGCGGAGTGGATCGAACGGACATGGCGGTGAGTGGGGCCGGCGCGTTCGTGCCCGCCGCCGTCGAGGGGCTCGAGATCGGTGGGTTCGCCGGATACAACGCGGCGCGGGGCCCGCAGACCGCCGTCGGCGGCGGATCCGGCCGATCGTACGGGAGCTGGTCGGCGCACGTGTACTACGGCGCGGACGCGGGCAGCCAGCCCATCCGGTTCAAGGCCGAGGCACTCGGCGTGCACTTCGAGTCGGGCGAGACCGGTGACGGTGTCGCGGTGCCCGCGCGCGACCCCATCGGGTGGGCCCTGTTCGGCGCCGCCTCCCTGGTCGAGCACAGCGAGGTGTTCGCTCGCTACGAGCAGTTCGACGCCGATACCGGCGCCGACGCCGACGAGTACTGGGTGTTCGGGGCCAGTTACAGTCGCAGCGCCGCCCGCGGCCTGGACTACCGGCAGGAGAGGATCACGCTCGCGTACACCAACGCCCTGCCGGGGCTGGAGTCGATGCCCGACCAACATCTCACGGTGCTGCAGCTGCAGTGGGTCTTCTGAGCGCGACCGTGACCCGGAGCGGCGACGATCCCCACCACGGGGAACGGGCCTCCCGAGGGAGGCCCGTCGTCGTCGCGGCTCGGACCACCGATCAGCGGCTCGACGCGGTCTCCTCGAGGACCACCACTTCGAGCGACTGCCCGGCCACGCCGATGTAGGCCAGGGTCGACGTGGTCCCCTCGGTGACGGTCACGTCCTCGACGGTCACACTGGAGAAATTGCCGAGAGCGGGGAGGAGGATCTCCACGTCCCACGTGCCCGCCGGAATCGATGCGAACTCCGACAGACCGCCACCCTTGGCGACGGTCGGGATCGGCTCGAGGGTCTCGGGTGTGCCGTCGACCTCGCGGCTCAATCGCAGGTCGATGTCGAAGGCGCGGGAGCTCGCGTGGAGCAGCCGGATCAGCGCCCTTCCCGCCTCGGCCGGAACCTCGCCGCGGTAGGGGAGAACGGCGGCAGTGGCGTCGATCGCGGCGTCCTCGTTTCCGATCGCGGCGACCGTGTAGTCGGTGTTCGCCTCGAGGAAGACCTCGGCGTCGATGATTGCGTCGTCCGGATTCGCGACCGGATCGACGGCGACGTCGAAGACCTGGATCCGGTGTCCCGCCGAGATCAGGTTCAGGAAGCCGGAGACGGCCTTGTAGTCCACGCCCTGGAGCGCAGGGACGGGCTCGCCGTCGACCAGGACGTTCACCGTCGGGGCCTCGGCGGCCAGGTGTGCCACCCGGAGGTCGCTCGTGGCCGGCGGTACGGTCCGCACCTCGGTCGCGGTGGCCTCCGGATCGAAGACGTCGGTCGTCACCAGGGCGGCGACGCCGCCCTCGGGAGTCTCGACGGCCCAGATGGTGTACACCGTGCGTGCGACGAGCAACAGGTCCGCGAAGATCGCCGTGACCGCGCCCGACTCCGCGTCGCGCACCTGGAAGTCGTAGCGTGCCTGGCTCAGGCGTACGGGTCGGCCGGAGCGCTCACCGAAGGAGACCGGGCCGAACAAGGGGGGAGACTGGATACCCGGAGGGCTGACGTTCACGGCTCCGAGCGAGGGTACCGCGTGGACGAAACTCACCGTGGCCTGTGTCTCGTTGCGGTCGAGGTCCCCGCGGAACACTTCCAGGGAAGGGTCTCCACTGCCGATCGCGGCCAGAGTGATCACGTCGCCGCGTTCGATCGCGACGAGCTCGTCGATCACGTCGGTCCCACCGGCCCGGACCTTCACCGAGTATTCGACCCCTCCGAAGACGGCGGGGACTTCGCGGAAGGTGCTGAAGGTCCCGAACTCGACGCCGTCGAGCTGGAAGCTGCCCGCGCTGCCCTCGTTCACGATCACCGACACCGGACCGGTGTCGGGGGCCAGATGGGCCACGCGGAGCAAGGCCACGTCGCGCCCGCTGCTGGGAATGGTCGGAGTTCCGCCGCCGTCGTCGTCACAGGCGGCCAGGCCCAGCCCCAGGGCTGCCACCAGCAGCCAGTTCGTGAGTCGGCGGGCGTGGTTTCGCATCACCTCGAGTCGCATCGCATGGGCTCCTCGTGATCTCTGGATCGTGCGTTCGGAGAAGAGCTCGGGCCGGCTTCCGTCGGCGCGGGCGGACGAGATGGCTCCGGCGCTGCGCGGGAGCCAATACGCAATGTCGACCCGGCGCCGCGATCGGGGCAAGCCCCGGTCCACGGACGGCCGACAACCGCCCCACGATGAACCACAGTGCCGGTGGCGTCGAGTCTTTCCCGTGCCGCGGCCGGTGGGAACGACGAAGGCCGCGAGCGTGACGCCCGCGGCCTCCGGAAAGTCGGCCGGATCGGGTCGGCCGGGGATCAGTCGACACGCACCGGGTCGTCCGGCCGCGGCGGGAAGATCGGCGGGTCCTGGCGGATCCGCATCATGACCTCCTCGATCCCGCGCTCGAGCTGCGGATCGCGACCCTCCAGCACCGCCTTCGGTTCGTTCTCGACCACGATGTCGGGATCGACGCCGTGGCCCTCGATCACCCACTCGGCGGTTTCGCGGTCATTGGTGCCGAACTGCGGCACGTTGACCGAGCCTCCGTCGAGCAACGGACCGTGGCTGGTGATCCCGATCACGCCACCCCAGCTCCGCTTCCCGATCAGCGGGCCCAGTTCCTTCTTCTGGAACATGGCCGGGAAGATGTCGCCGTCGCTGGCCGAGGTCTCGTTCAGCAGACAGACCATGGGGCCGTGGAAGACGTGGTTCGGGTAGGTTCCCGGCCACTCGTAGGTGCGGGTGTAGCGCACGCGGAGCAGCTCGCGGCTCAGGCGCTCGATCAGCATCTGGCTGACGTTGCCGCCGCCGTTGCCGCGCACGTCGATCACCAGGCCGTCCTTCCGGATCTGCCCGTAGAAGTACTTGATGAACTCGCGGATGCCGTTGCTGCCCATGTCGGGGATGTGCAGGTACCCGACACGACCGTCGGTGGCCTCGGCCACCTTCTGTCGGTTGCCCTCGACCCACTTCAGGTACCGCAGCGGCGTTTCCTGGGTCCGTGGCTCGAAGGTGACCTCGCGGACGTCGTCGTCCTGGCGCGGGCGCTCGTTCAGCGTCAGGGTCACCGGACGGTCCGACTTGTAGCGCAGCATCTCGTAGGGATTCGAGTTCTCGTCGAGTTCGACCCCGTCGATGGCCAACAGGTAGTCGCCCGCGGCGGCGTTCATGCCGACTTCGGTGAGCGGCGACCGGTACCGGGTCTCCGCGTTGTGCCCGGGGTAGATCTCGGCCAGCCGGTAGCGACCGTCGTCGGCGTCGAACTCGATGCGCGCGCCGGGCAGAGCCACGTCGGGACGATCGGGGATCTCGTAGTCGCCGCCCGAGATGTACGCGTGGCTCACGTTGAGCTCGGCGATCATCTCGCCGATCACGTAGTTGAGGTCGCTGCGATGGGCCACGTGCGGCAGCAGCTCGCGGTACCGCTCGCCGATCGCCTCCCAGTCGTAGCCGTGCATGTTGCCGACGTAGAAGAAGTCGCGGAAGCGGCGCCAGACCTCGTCGAAGATGGTCTCCCACTCCTGCGCGTAGTCCACGTCGGCGTGCATGTCGCCGTCGCTCACCCGCTCGCCCTTGGCGTCGGGAGCGACGTCGAGCAGCTCGAACGCACCACCGCCGCGCACCAGGATCTTCTTGCCGTCGTGGCTGAGGGCGTAGCCGCCGGCGTCGGCCACCTTCTTCACTTCGCGCTCGTCGAAGTCGAAGAAGTGGATCGAGGGACGGATGTCGCTGCCACGACCGTAGTAGAACGGACCGCTGCGCACGAAGAGCAGCTTGTCGTCGGCCATGCTCATTCCGTAGTAGTTGTCGAGCTCGATCGGCAGCGCCACGAGGCGATCGGCCAGGCCGTCGAAGTCGATCTCGATCTCGAGCTCTTCCTCGCCGTTCTCGGCTTTCTCCTCGTCGTCGCCGTTCTCCTCTTCCTCGACCTCGATCTCGACCTCGTCGTCGCGCGGGGGCAGCGGGTGCTCGACGTCCTCGCGCAGAGCGAGGGCGTAGACTCCGGTCTCGCGGTCGACCAGGTAGTTCCACTCGATCGAACCGATCTGCGGCTGGAAGCCGCGGTCGCTCATGTAGTAGAGGAAGTCACCGTTCGGTCCCCACGTGGGTTGGAACTCGTTGAAGAGCTCGCCCGTCACACGGCGGGTCTCGTTCTCGCCGCGGCTCCACACATGGATCGAGTTGTAGCCGTTGCGATCGGTCATGCTGAAGGCCAGCCAGTTCGAGTCGGGCGACCACACGTAGTCGGTGACCTGGCCCTGGGGCTCGTCGGCGACCTCGCGCACGCGGCTGCTCTCGACGTCGACCACGCGGATCACGCCTTCCTTGTCGCTGTAGGCGACCATCTCGCTGTCGGGCGAGAATTTCGGAGCGTACAGACGACCGGTGGCCTCGTCGGTCAGCAGGCGAGGCTCGGCGTCCTCGGTGCCCCGGGGCATCAGGTACAGGGCCTCTTCGTCGGTGATGTCGCTCACGTACAGGATCCAGCGGCCGTTCGGCGACCAGCTGGCCAGCCGCTCGTGGGCGTCCGAACTGTTCGTGAGGTTGCGGGTGAAGCCCTCGTCGGTGGGCAGGCTGAAGATGTCGCCGCGAGCGACGACCAGAGCGCGGTTGCCCTTCGGGCTCAGAGCCCAGCCCTCGACGTCGCCGCTGGCGTCCACGCGCTCGGGCCGCATGGCGAGGGCGTCGGTGGGCACCGTGATCGAGATCCCGGTGTCCATGCCGCCGTTGGTGTCGTAGATCCGCAGCTCTCCGGCGAGTTCGTAGACCACCCGGCCCTGCTCGTCGGCGGCCGGCCAGCGCACGTCCCAGTCGGTGTAGCTGGTGAGCTGACGGATGGTGTCGTCCTCGACGTCGTAGGCGTACAGATTCAGTTTGCCGTCGCGATCGCTGGTGAAGACGATCTCGTCGTCGATCCACATCGGATCGCGGTCGCTGCGGACGTGGTCGGTGACCTGCGTGGCCTCGTGGGTGTCGAGGTCGAAGATGTAGAGGTCGGTGGCCCAGCCGCCCTGGTAGCGCTTCCAGGTCCGGAAATCGCGGAACAGGGGCGAGTAGACGACCCGGTCGCCCTCGGGCGACAGATCCCCGCCTCCGGACACCGGCATCGCGAGGGCCTCGGGCAGGCCGCCCTCGACGCCCACGGTGTAGAGACGCGAGTCGCTCAGGTCCCAGCCGTCACGCAGCGAGCGGAAGAGGACCTTCTCGCCGTCGGGCGTCCAGCCGTAGACCTGGTTGTCGTAGCCCCAGCGCGGCGGCAGCGGACCGCGAGCCGGGTAGAAGGTGAGCTGCTTCGGCACGCCCCCGGTGGACGGGATCACGTAGACCTGCTCGTCGCCGTCGATCTGGCCGGTGAAGGCGATCCACTTGCCGTCGGGCGAGAAGCGCGGGAACAGTTCCTGTCCCGGATGGGTGGTGAGACGCACCGCGGAGCCGCCGCCGGCGGGTGCGGTCCACAGGTCGCCCGCGTAGCAGAAGACGACCTTGTTCGCATGGATGTCGGGGAAGCGCAGGAGCTTGGTCTGGGCCGTCGCCAGGGACGGCGCGAGCAGGATCACCAGCGCGAGCAATGGCAATCCCGTACGCAACGGTCGGGGTCGGGTCATGGCTGGATCTCTCGTGGTTCGAGGGGCCAGTGGTCGTGGGAGCGGTCCGGGGCAGGCGGCGGTCACTCCTCGCGCGAATCGGATTCGGAGTACGAAAGGGTAAGGAGCGTGGTTTCGGCTGTCCAGCGCTCGCGGCGAACGGTCAGTGGGCCGTTGCGGTGGCCTTGCCGGTGGCCGCCCAGACGCCGTAGGCCGCCATCGCGACCAGGGCGATCAACGCGAACACCGCCCCCTCGCTGGTCCAGTGCGTGAGGTCGACGGCCCGGGCGTGCCACGCGAGACCCTGTCCGACGGTCGCCACGACCATGGCCAGCGCGCCCCACCGGAGGAGAACGATCATCAGGCCGACGTGGGCCAGCAGCGAGATCACGAAGCCGTTCACGGTGCCGGGCTCGTCGATGAGGACCCAGAGGACGATGGCGAGCACGATCGACACGCGGCGGCGTCGCACCATGCGCTGGATCACGACCAGTGCGGCCACGTTGAGGAAGGCCATCGCCACGGCCATGGTCACGTTCAGGACGCTGCCGAGGGCCAGGCGGCCGCCCGTCACCAGATCGAGGTTGATGCTCAGCGGCCACGACGCCGTTTCGCTGAAGAGGGATTGCAGCCAGCGCAATCCCGGGACGAGCACGGTGAAGAGCAGTCCGGCCGCGATCAGCCCCACGAGGACCGAGTGTCCGAGCAGGGGGTCGCGGACCCCGGTGCGATCGACGCGCAGCATCCGGCAGGACGACACGAACATCGACGGCCAGACCTGGCGGCAGAGCGGTTCGGCCGCGACGAAGAGTCCCCACGACACCACGGCGATGAACGTGGAGCCCGCGATCAGATTCCACACCTCCGCCGGGAACTGCGGGGTCCAGAGGAGGTGCGAGCGCAGGGCCGTTCCGAGGAACGACAACATGAACATCGCGATCGCGAAGCGGTGGGCACCGAGCTCGTCGACCCGTTCGCGATCGAAGTTCCGCGTCGCCGCCACTGCGACCCACACGACCACGGCCAGGATCAGGATGGCGGGCATGGCCTCCCACAGCAGGTCCAGTCCGGAGATCCGGCCGGCGCGCTCGACGGTGGCCAGCGATTCCAGTGTGGAGGATTGCGTCACGTTGAACAGGACGGGTCGGCCCTCCGAGGCTCCTGCCTCGACCCGGTACTCGACGCCCGGCTGGGCGGCGATCGTGCCGACCCAGGCCCGGCGGAGGTCGGGGGCGAGGAAGCGCTGGTACCGCGGGGGCACCGATCGGAAGCGCGACGTGTCGAGCTCGGCCGCCTCGAAGAGCGGTGTCCAGTCGGGTTCGCTCGGTCCTTCGCGCGCGAGTCGACGGGGCAGGGCTTCGAAGCGGCGGAGACTGCCGTCGAGGTCGAAGAGGACCGAGACC
This portion of the Candidatus Krumholzibacteriia bacterium genome encodes:
- a CDS encoding DUF4397 domain-containing protein yields the protein MRLEVMRNHARRLTNWLLVAALGLGLAACDDDGGGTPTIPSSGRDVALLRVAHLAPDTGPVSVIVNEGSAGSFQLDGVEFGTFSTFREVPAVFGGVEYSVKVRAGGTDVIDELVAIERGDVITLAAIGSGDPSLEVFRGDLDRNETQATVSFVHAVPSLGAVNVSPPGIQSPPLFGPVSFGERSGRPVRLSQARYDFQVRDAESGAVTAIFADLLLVARTVYTIWAVETPEGGVAALVTTDVFDPEATATEVRTVPPATSDLRVAHLAAEAPTVNVLVDGEPVPALQGVDYKAVSGFLNLISAGHRIQVFDVAVDPVANPDDAIIDAEVFLEANTDYTVAAIGNEDAAIDATAAVLPYRGEVPAEAGRALIRLLHASSRAFDIDLRLSREVDGTPETLEPIPTVAKGGGLSEFASIPAGTWDVEILLPALGNFSSVTVEDVTVTEGTTSTLAYIGVAGQSLEVVVLEETASSR
- a CDS encoding S41 family peptidase; its protein translation is MTRPRPLRTGLPLLALVILLAPSLATAQTKLLRFPDIHANKVVFCYAGDLWTAPAGGGSAVRLTTHPGQELFPRFSPDGKWIAFTGQIDGDEQVYVIPSTGGVPKQLTFYPARGPLPPRWGYDNQVYGWTPDGEKVLFRSLRDGWDLSDSRLYTVGVEGGLPEALAMPVSGGGDLSPEGDRVVYSPLFRDFRTWKRYQGGWATDLYIFDLDTHEATQVTDHVRSDRDPMWIDDEIVFTSDRDGKLNLYAYDVEDDTIRQLTSYTDWDVRWPAADEQGRVVYELAGELRIYDTNGGMDTGISITVPTDALAMRPERVDASGDVEGWALSPKGNRALVVARGDIFSLPTDEGFTRNLTNSSDAHERLASWSPNGRWILYVSDITDEEALYLMPRGTEDAEPRLLTDEATGRLYAPKFSPDSEMVAYSDKEGVIRVVDVESSRVREVADEPQGQVTDYVWSPDSNWLAFSMTDRNGYNSIHVWSRGENETRRVTGELFNEFQPTWGPNGDFLYYMSDRGFQPQIGSIEWNYLVDRETGVYALALREDVEHPLPPRDDEVEIEVEEEENGDDEEKAENGEEELEIEIDFDGLADRLVALPIELDNYYGMSMADDKLLFVRSGPFYYGRGSDIRPSIHFFDFDEREVKKVADAGGYALSHDGKKILVRGGGAFELLDVAPDAKGERVSDGDMHADVDYAQEWETIFDEVWRRFRDFFYVGNMHGYDWEAIGERYRELLPHVAHRSDLNYVIGEMIAELNVSHAYISGGDYEIPDRPDVALPGARIEFDADDGRYRLAEIYPGHNAETRYRSPLTEVGMNAAAGDYLLAIDGVELDENSNPYEMLRYKSDRPVTLTLNERPRQDDDVREVTFEPRTQETPLRYLKWVEGNRQKVAEATDGRVGYLHIPDMGSNGIREFIKYFYGQIRKDGLVIDVRGNGGGNVSQMLIERLSRELLRVRYTRTYEWPGTYPNHVFHGPMVCLLNETSASDGDIFPAMFQKKELGPLIGKRSWGGVIGITSHGPLLDGGSVNVPQFGTNDRETAEWVIEGHGVDPDIVVENEPKAVLEGRDPQLERGIEEVMMRIRQDPPIFPPRPDDPVRVD